From the genome of Scytonema hofmannii PCC 7110, one region includes:
- a CDS encoding three component ABC system middle component: MRSWQERPVEYANLLNPAFCSILLQNAVKGYQKEKKQGMPYPLLFFVLPLVLHSSTRNALPRTTITKLHIWLQKQPEVRVGFGDRKESFYLVLNNKPQKFLKK, from the coding sequence GTGCGGTCTTGGCAGGAGCGTCCAGTTGAATATGCTAACCTTCTAAATCCAGCTTTTTGTTCTATTCTGCTTCAAAATGCTGTTAAGGGTTATCAGAAAGAAAAGAAGCAGGGTATGCCATATCCTCTTCTTTTTTTCGTTTTACCACTTGTTCTTCATAGCTCAACGAGAAACGCTTTACCAAGAACAACAATAACTAAGTTACATATTTGGCTTCAAAAACAACCTGAAGTGCGTGTTGGATTTGGCGATCGCAAGGAATCATTTTACTTGGTGCTCAACAACAAGCCTCAAAAGTTTCTGAAAAAGTAA
- a CDS encoding ABC-three component system protein codes for MEHPLAYKKLYTDGIDLFIEHLGNLVNASRNGQLAIPEIVQIYLKRIEWDETDLPAKLYPFTRTKESELLLVDSIQILDYSPNIIDLTPKIKEKLVAVRREHRNSVYERLEGWWFGKVVQHLRDNSVNFISGFEVRDKICEINDQFKPDALPIDFFDLEIPEQFAMSQDKRRFVAQLKEIAVNNKRIEKAILDYYKAFEQGSRWAREELLFGGEIEKYEKRLIDEWERYMLALQDEMPDSSENELEHQKFGREVFKWMEQKADIRIRSQVTEPYVMRGSYHILADQNPPRVHWHPKFLERLTQLLATT; via the coding sequence ATGGAGCATCCGCTAGCTTATAAAAAGCTGTATACCGATGGGATAGATTTATTTATTGAACATTTAGGAAATTTGGTTAATGCTTCCAGAAATGGACAGTTAGCAATACCAGAAATTGTGCAAATATATTTAAAACGAATTGAGTGGGATGAAACGGATTTACCAGCAAAGCTTTATCCGTTTACTCGTACAAAAGAAAGTGAGTTACTACTAGTTGATTCTATTCAAATTCTCGACTACTCTCCAAACATCATCGATCTAACTCCAAAAATTAAAGAGAAATTGGTTGCGGTCAGAAGAGAACATCGAAATAGTGTTTACGAACGACTGGAGGGTTGGTGGTTTGGAAAAGTCGTGCAGCATCTTCGTGATAATTCTGTTAATTTCATCTCAGGTTTTGAAGTACGCGATAAAATTTGTGAAATTAATGACCAATTTAAACCGGATGCTTTGCCGATTGACTTTTTTGATTTAGAAATTCCCGAACAATTTGCAATGTCACAAGACAAGAGACGTTTTGTAGCTCAGTTGAAGGAAATCGCTGTTAATAACAAGCGAATTGAAAAAGCTATATTAGATTACTACAAAGCATTCGAGCAGGGTTCTAGGTGGGCGCGTGAAGAACTCCTGTTTGGAGGCGAAATCGAAAAATACGAGAAAAGATTAATAGATGAGTGGGAGCGTTATATGCTTGCGCTCCAAGATGAGATGCCAGATAGTAGTGAAAATGAGCTTGAGCATCAAAAATTTGGTAGAGAAGTATTTAAGTGGATGGAGCAAAAGGCTGACATTCGTATTCGGTCTCAAGTTACAGAACCATACGTAATGCGTGGGAGCTACCACATACTCGCCGATCAAAATCCACCTCGCGTACACTGGCATCCCAAATTTTTAGAGAGGCTAACCCAGTTATTAGCAACTACGTAG